The following is a genomic window from Cinclus cinclus chromosome 7, bCinCin1.1, whole genome shotgun sequence.
TCTTGTATTACAGCGTTCTGCTGCACTCCCTGGGTGAGCAATGAAGGTTCTGCTGCTGAAGGATCCCAAAGACAAAGATTCAGGACCAGATCCATATATTAAAGTGAGTAAAGGttaagaaaacttaaaaaaatgtgtaactTCTGTATTAAATATGAATGCAACTGTTTCAAGTGGGAAAAAGGGCTTAATCAATATTAGGAGTGCGTGTCTGAAATTATGCTAAAAGCATCTTAGAAAATATACCTTTCCTGCaaagaattttattaattatggGACATTTGTACTGAATTCATTGTAAAGCTCTCAGCAAAGTACTGATATTAAACCAGCTTCAtttgaattaattaatattagTTATATTCATATGGACAAAATAAAGATTACAGaaattctttgtattttttactgGGAATGTGATGTGAAATAGAGGTTACCTGTTGCTGGAGTGCCTTCTGCTACTGCCCTTGGTCATGTGAGTAAATCTCACTCACAAGAGTAAGGATTCCTGATCAAGGAGGATTATTTCTTTGGAAGAAACCTACTGGCAGAATTACAGAGATGTACAGGGATATTTGCAGGACTGGGTGGGCACTTGGGGATTTCAGAGTCATGTGCTGGTTGTCTTCTGTGCCTCAGAAGGCCCCAGTCCCACAGCTGTTTGTTTAATAAAATGCtgtaatattaaataattaacaAATCCAAACTAGATTTAccagggaaaggaaataaaaggcctttttattttgctttagcaaagagaaatgcttgtgctttgctttgaaaaagcaaaaatgccATTTGGAATTTATTTCAAGAGCTGCAAACCTTTTCTTGATAGGAGTTAGGATCATACAGCTTGGAAGCAACGTTGATCCCAGTTTTGTCATTTGAATTCACCTCTCTTGGCAGCTTATTTGAGAAGGTAAGTTTGAAATTCTTTCAGTTGTCTTGTTTCCAACAGGATTTGGTTGCCAAGATCCCATTTCATCATTCTTTGTGTGGTTCCCTTTTTGTGTTGCCACAAAAAGTACAGTAAAATTGAATGTACAGCATCAAGGACCTTGTCCCTGAttatttaaagaattaaattGGTCAGACAGAATTCACATTTAAATTGTGTGACCATAAATTGTCACAAGCATTGGGGCATTTCAGGCAGTTATTGAAGCTGTTGTGTTTGTCACAAGGTTATAAAGGATTGATCAACtgatgtttaaaattaatttactaattaatattttcttttttacttcttaACTTTACTGTCTCTAAATAGCTTTCCCATCCAGAATGCTATGGAGGCCTAGTTTTTACCAGCCCGAGAGCATTAGAGGCCATCAAGATATGtttaaaagagaagaataaaaatgaaggtAAGAGCATATTGATATTCCTTggtctttttctttcagcatctTGTGAAGTTTGCATTTTatggaattttatttcactCACCAGTAGATATTTGgagcatgatttttaaaaagggccTGAATTTCACAGTTCTTTTAGCATCATGAAGGGCTCATGCTACATTGAGCTTTTATGGGTTGTGTTTTCCACACTTAAAAACGAAAGAAAGGAGCTTTTGGTGCAAATTACTAATTAGTGAGAGCTTTTCCAGCTCTGGTCCTCTCATGCAGAAGGAATATTTTGCTGCAATTCCTGGTTTGCTTGCTGACTGCTTTCCTCCCTTAAAGAGAAGATCATCTCATAAGAACTGGGCTTTACTTCTGTGCCTGTGTAATTCgaatgaaatgctgcagaaaaaggGAGTTCTCTGTCTTGAATAAGAAATTTCTCAAGTGAATTAATTATCAGCTAAAAGATGGTGAGGAAGTGCTGATGCATAaaaccagcagctctggagtgAAGAAGAATCCTGTTAAATAGAAATACCCATTACAATGAAATGTCAGATCCTTGTAAACTCTTCCAAATTCTTATGTTGAGTGATTCTGGCATGGAGTTTCTACTTTATCTGCTCCATTTTTGGGCTGTGGACAAATCAATGTCCTGTGAGTAAGGTTACACCCTTGAGTAAGCACTAAATGCACTGAGCCCCTCAGTTTACTGcatttgcagcagcagaggagacaATATATCAAGATTTTAGGTCAAAAGTAATCACTTCTCAAAATTTCATCCCTAATCTTGATTAGGACTTttggaaaatacatattttaatttaaaaaaatgagtcTGTAACTCCTATTCAGGTTCCTATCAAGGGCAATAAacccttgggtttttttccttctgatttttgtttttacttttgtagtttgtatttcttttttcaccCTCAGGACTCCAAGAAAAAAACTCAGTGTCCTGGGCTTTTCTGGTTAAAACAGGACAGTAAAAAAACTTGGTGTATCTATTTTTGATCCACTAAGATTTGTACATTCAGATTTGCTGAATGTGTAGTGGAGTTTTAGTTATTATTATcattttgctgtatttgtgGATTAAACAGAATTCCAAATAATCATTTAGCATTCACATTCTGTTGCCATGTGCTTAGACTTCATGTAATTTAGTataatttcatgtttttcagCCTGGTCAAAATCTCTTAAGCAAATGTGGAATATCAAACCAACATATGTGGTAGGAAAAACTACAGCTTCTTTAGGTAAGATGgggtttaaaaaattaaaaatcagctaAATCTGGCTTGTGAGTATAAATTtaggagaaggagctgctgttcAAGGGTGCTGAGTGAAAAATCTTATGTTTTAGAGCTGGATAATTTGGAAGAGAGGTAAGTATATAAACATTAGAATTATCCATGCTCCAGCCAAGGATACCCATGGATATAATCCAGCCTCTGGATTTCTGCTCCTTTTGGTGTAATGTGGTGGCCATTGCTTGAAAAACTGggtcaaaacaggaaaaaaaacccctctctgTTTTTAGTTTGAATGTGATTTTGTCATTGTCTTTGGAAATGAAGTTGGATGAAAGGGACTCTAACCTGGTTGAGATTgtgcacaaattatttttgtgtgctTGGATCAAGCTGTGCCTCCCTTTCCATCCCAGGATTCTGTGACAGGAAATCTGAATTCTCATTGTTTGccctggtttttttctttgctgcttttgatTCTAGTGGAAGAAATTGGTCTTATTCCACAAGGagaaaaggctggaaatgcTGAGAAATTAGCTGAATATATTTGTTCAAGTAAGTGTCCAAAATGTTGGAGTTAAATTAATGTCCCTTCTATCATTTCAGAATTTCCTTGAGATAAAATCACAGTGAGgcaaaaatacttcaaaatacaGATACAAGATATTAATTTACATGTTATGTTAGACTCTCTAGTTAATTAATAAATACTATATgagccagaaggaaaagaattCTTTTTATGGGAAGATCAGAGCTGTAATGATTGGAAATTGCTGCTAAATCAGAAGATTTAAATGCTGGTGACTTTCCCCAAAATTGCCCTGTGGtttcagagggtttttttgaagaaattaaaatgatgccttaagttttattTAACCATTATGTTATGGTTAAATCTGCAATGGTTCTCAACCTATTATCACATTATTGGGgaattttaaaggcttttttgCTGACTTCCTCTGTTTTTACTGtgatatatttaaattttcagtaGCAAGAAGGAACATTTTTAGACTTGGAGgcagtttatttttaagtggatggctcaaagcactgaaaaaatagtttttgcaCAGATGTAAGAGAGCTCCTGAGCAAAGTCTGCCCAGTAGCAGAGATTGATAGGGAAAAGAAGAACAGGATTGGAGCTGGCAAAGATTGTTTTTGCTGAGCTCTCTAATTCACTGtcaaataaaatacttcagctCTAGGGAATATTCAGTGATAACAATGAGAGTTGCCAACACAAGATCAAAtaataaatactgaaaattgaaaatacaaCACAGATATGTCATAGGTAAAGAATAACCCATCTCCCCTCTGCAGCAGATGtactaaaacaaagaaaagtttcagatgatttttttttagtgcttgAAAATCTACTCtggctatttttttattttatttttttttagtagaaagACGAGAGAAATACCTGCTTATTGTGTTGTGTgaaggtgaaaaaaattaaccaaGCAGTGAATTTCAGTCACTGGGAGCTGTTTGTTGTTGAGACAGAAATATCCTCCAGGATTTATTGGGCTGTGCATATTTAAATGTTCTCAGCTGATCAAGTGCTTTATAACAACTTTTGAAGTGCAGGTTAAATTATCTCATATTCACTATTATGTATaaattcattttgctttgtgCATAAATAAGTAAATGAGAAGAATAGCTCTGAATTTCTTCTATCATGAGAGTTTAttgtcagaataaaaataaaaactgaaataatgagattttttttgttgtcacaTTTTGTGCTTTGGTACCCAATTCAGTTTAAGGGCTTgggaaataaaggaatttaCTCTGAGACATTTGGGTTTACTCTTCTCAAGGCAAATATTTGGCTACAGAAGCAGGAGACCCCAGTCCTTGTTGTGTTGTTGAGGCCCaccaaggaatttttttgtgccAAAAGAATCAGTGTTTGTTTACAGGTATCATTTCAAATAACTGGCATGAATTGCAGGAGAATTGATGCTGGAACATTccaattttaattaattcaaaaatctttttttgcATTCTCAGTCAAGTTCATTCTTCCTctgatttttagttttaatttaagGATATCTGTGGTTTCTAATAAAACCTCAGTGTGTAGTCAGGACACTCAGGTGTGTTTGGGTTGACTCCTAGAAGGGTCTTTGCATTTGATTTTcattctgctgccttttttttttttttatccctgaaGAATGTCTGCTTGTATAAACCAACAATCTCCTTTCAGcactaaaatgcattttttcccctcgtaattttctcttaaaaatgtattaacaAATCTGAAttagtaataaaataatttctttgaaaagctgAATGTAAAACTCTGTCAATCTCTGTAGAATTTTATCTTgaaattttctctgtgtttcttaTTTATAGAAAAGGCCCAAACTGTGCAAAGCAAGTCTGCTGTTAAATTCTTAATTTGACAAAAGCAAGTGAGGCTATCCACTCCCACCCCAGCAATGCAACCAGAATCCTTTTTCCTTGGGGAATTAAGAAAATGGAATTGCAGATAGTCCAAAACTTTTCATCCCAGTATTGTCCTTTTCTTTGTCTGCTTGACTATTCTTCTATAGAGAGCTCTGTCATTTATTGAGTGGGACAGATTTTAAATACCAAATTGAGGCAGGTTGTGTTGAGGAGGAGATAAAGTGCATTTCTATTCCCCTTGCCCTTCTACAAAGGAAGTTATCTTTTTTGCTAATATTCATATTCTAGCTATGGAATATTCTTAATGTTCCTGCTAAGTAGCTTCTGTCCTGTGAATTGGGGCTGCAGATGTTTTTAGTTGCCTTagagctgtgtctgtggtgAGGCGTTTGATATATCAGACTTTGATacctttaaaatgtattaaatcaCATTTACTCTTTATTAAAGGTCTGAGTTAATTAAAGTTCTTGTTGGTGTGTTTACAGGAGAGAAACCCAATTCCTCAGCTCTCCTGTTTCCTTGTGGGGCCCTGAAGAGAGAAGTACTTCCTACAGTGCTTAGAGGAAAAGGTTGAACTTCCCTTGGAGACCCATTTTAATTAGTCAGTGATGAGAAAAGTTGAATCTAAAGCTTGTGAACCACATTGGAAGAAGTAAAAGTGGAACTTACTGAGGAGAGGATGGGAGTAAACACTGGGAGCTTGGATGGctgcccagagctctgggtgtgCAAATCCTTCACAGAACTTCTATGTGTCTTTTTAGACTAAAGCAGTTACATTTAAGTGCAGTTAGGATGTTGTGAGTGTTGAATTGAAATAAcagaaattaatgaattaattgtGATTGCATATCCTGATTGCAGGCATACCCCTGGAAAGCCTCACTGTTTATCAAACAACCCAACACCCTGATCTGCAGGAATCTTTGAGCAGTTACTTCTCCCAACAGGTACTGGACACTGATGTAGTGTGGGATTTTCTGAGGCAGGTGACAATGCCTCCCAGAATGTTCCTTTTTTTGAAGTAGTGTAACTGAAATATCACTGGGCGTCTTCGCTGCGTATCACAAATCAGAACCAGGAGTAATGTGCCCCATGTAGTGTGTGTAAAAGTAATCATTGCTGTTAATTTTTCAAGATTGGCTTtctgatttttccattttaggAGCCTCCatcatagaattacagaattgtGGAattgtttgggtgggaagggaattTAAACCTCATCCggttccaccccctgccatggccagggacaccttccactgtctcaggttgctccaagctctgtccagcctggcctgggacacttccagggatccaggaagtgctgtgggcagcctgtgccagagcctgcccaccctcccagggaaggattccttcccagtatcccatccatccctgccctctggcagtgggagctgttccctgtgtcctgtcaccGTGTGCCAGGGCCCTGGCACAGTGCTGGAGGAGGGGGTGAGCTGCACCATCTCTGCCTCTTTCACCCAGGGCATCCCTGCGAGCGTCGCGTTCTTCAGCCCCTCCGGCGTCAAATTCTGCCTCCAGCACATCCGGAAGCTTTCAGGGGATTTGATCAACCAAGTCAAGGTATCTTCCCTTAAAAATGGTGGAATACAAGAGGCAGGAAGTTTGGGGTGGGCAAATGAGATAGAAAGGCTGTTGCAACTACTGCAAACCTTTATTTTATCTTTGGTTTGTGTTTATTTCTCAGAAGAAAACCCCAGTTTATAGCAAATACAGATGTTACTATATAGAATTATACAATCCCATAATGggttggcttggaagggaccttaaaacccatcttgttccacccccttGCCaagggcaggaacaccttccactacaccatgttgctccagccccatccaacccagccttggttggattttaaaaaagaaattgttttcacCTGCAGTGTTTTCCCCAACCGCTTTCCCCCACCTCCATTGGGacagacttcattttctcttagTGATGTGATGGTGTGAGGAGTTGTTGCTTGCACCGGGCTGCAGCTGATTAAAATTCCTCTCACTTTTCCCTGTTCCTTGGGTCTCGGAGCTTTCAGTGTTTGTAATGGCGAGATAAACACTCATCTTCCCTGAGTCATTGCTAAGTAGCTGCGTTGATGGGTGGCTTTTAATGCTGCAAATCTTCAGCCTGAGCTGGTCAGTGCTGttgaggaggcagagctgagtgagggtgctgtgcctgagcacGTACAGTGGAAATGTTGTCCCCGCAGTTCGCTGCCAtcggccccagcacagcagaggcCCTGCAGGGCGCCGGGATCGCCGTGAGCTGCACCGCAGGGAGCCCCACGCCCCAGGACCTGGCTGCTGCCatccacacagccctgcagccacacAGCTGCTCCGAGTGAGAGCCCAGCCTGCCCAGCAAGGACAATGCGGTGCTCCAGGAGGGGTTTTCCAATTTGCAGATGTGTTATCCTGCAAAAacagtggggttttgggattaTGAAACACTGTCCGGGTCAGGAATGGGTGTGAGAAGGCACTAAAATATCTTAAGAAATCTGGAATCTGTCCAGCATCCTTAAAGCATCCAGCTATTCCCTTTCCTCCTGTGTGCACTGTGAATATTTTAtccttgaaaagcagctgtgaaCACTGAGACACTGAACTCAGCCCCACACCTCAGGTATCCCCCAGCACACAGCTCAGGTTGGAGTTGCTCTATATGATCAATTTTACTTGCACATCTTTTGTAGGAAAAACCCTCATATTCCaatgaagtattttcttttgtaaactTGTTTGTTGTTCTGCTTTTCAAATGTTTGTATGAAAATCGTAATTGTAGATTCTTGGTGACCAGGAGAATTCTTGCAGTTAAGTTGCTCTGTCTGGGGCTAATTCAGGTCAGCTGTTGCCCCTTGTTAGACCCTGACAGGGTCTTAAAAATGAGGTTCTGGTTTCTGTTCCTATAAAGGAGGATTTATTAACAGGGAAATAAACTGGCTTACCAGAGTTAATAATGGTGTTAGAGTTGTCTGTTTTGGATATGGTTTATGCTTTAATTGTTTATctctgaaaggggaaaaataatcctATTTAGCACTAACATTTCCTCCAGCTAATGCCAGTGGCTTCACAGATTTGCATCATCATATACTCATTTATAATCCTCCTGAAAGTCACTTGTGTTGTTAGCACAGTGCTGAGGTTCCTGCAGTAACAGAGAAACCCTCATTTGCTGCACAGTTCAGGTCAAGTCTGAGGATGGGACCTGAATCTCCATCCACATGCAAGGCTCCACACCTGGAACAAGAGGAAACCTGAGCCCAGTTCTGTTCCTAAAAACTGAATAATTCCAGAGTGTGGCTTCATCAGTCAcactgggacagcaggacaggggcTTGGCTTGTGAAACACTTCCCTTTCTCAGGATGAAATGGAGTCTCAGGAGGGCACAAACTGCTGGAGGATCAcaaaatcccaggatggtttaggttagaagggaccttaaggctCATCTATGAATGCATGTAAAACCTTTTCTACCTTTAAAGTGGTTTATACTGTTATTATGCAACAGTGAACCATATTTATTTGTAGAAGAACATCAGGACAGCAGATGTTATATTCTGgaaaattttatctttaaataatacatatgagcaaaaaaaaaaaacaaaaaaccctgagTCCTCACATGCTGGGTTAAGACCTCCTCCCTCTGTGTTACATGGGAGTTCACAGAGgggtttttattctttcaaataattttagttCTGTTGAGCAGTTGGCTGCTCTGAAAAGGGTCATaaccaagaaaaacaaggcAGACTGAcgtatttatatttaataaataaatttttatttaaaaaatagccTCTTTTATTCACAGTTTCAAGTCTGAAAAAGATAATACTATTCTTGATCAATTCCAACACAGCTGAAACCATTcactttccaaaacaaaatcccagagATGATTGATAAATTGCAAGAGTCACATCAAAGCTAGAAAGGCACAGGTTTTTGTGCAGGATCCTCCCTGGGATTAAGAAGTGCATCCACATATTCCACAGAAGTCTCCTGTTATAGCTTGAGCTGCCTTTAGCAGTGGAAGTGTTCTaactgcagccctgcttacaaaacacatttcattaaataccaaaccagagcagctgtgagaTTACATCTTTAtgcaaaacacagatttcactgcaagaggaaaaaaaaaaatcaggattttccccaCAGTGCAAAAGTTACATTTTCATCTCCAGAACTCCAAGCTGGCATTTCAAACAAAGAAACGCTGGGAGCAGAACAAGGAGAGCTTTGTGGGGATAAAAAGGAATCCCTGTGCTTCCTCAGGTTCCAGTGGAACAACAGTGGTGAGAACTCGCCCTCAAGAACACAAACATCCCATGGGAACACTCCCAGCGCTCCCAGCAAGGCActggtgctgcagctctgcagctctgccctcactgcatcccgGGGCTGCCTTGGCTCCTGGcagccagctgctccagcagggacaggatgagCTCTGTGCgctccagcagggacagccccttGTTGGCAGTGGCACGAAGCAGCAGGGAATAAAcctgcttgtttgttttcagaactGCTTCTTCCTCGTTGCTGCCCCTACAAAGAGAGCAGAGAATCACAACTCTTAACCTGACCACAACTCTTCGTTATGCAAATTAACAAGGGCATTATTAAATCATGCTGATGAGTATCTCTCAGCCCCCACCATTCCCTGCACTGCAGTCAGAACATTCTGTTTATACTGCAGGCAAGAACATAAAATATAAGATAATATAAAATGTATAAGCAGCAGTCAGGTTAATTGCAAGTGCTTCAAGAATGACTGAGAAACGTTGAAGCAAATTAAATTCATCACCCAGTTGGCAGGAATCAGGTTCATTTATTAAACAGAACAGGTACTCAATAAAAAGCCACTGAAATGCAAAGTATTTCTGGAATAAGTCACAAGTACTCCCAGAACAAAGTATTACTGTCAATTACTTTTCCCCTCTGATATGCAGAGCCAAGGTCTGTTCTGCTCATGATGCCACTCTGGGAGGGTAAAACTGATTTCACCCATTTTGACTGCCAGGCTGCAAGCTTGGCTATCAAACACTAATTTTCCTACATGTTCTGTTTTTTGCCAAAGTGCACCTGAGACCCTGAAGCAGCATTTTGAGCTCCAATTTGCTCCCTTTTCACCCCATTATTAAAGCAGAAGGCAGGACTCTGCAGAACAGAAGGGAGGAAATGCACAGAGGATGCACAGAAGGCACAAGAAAGGTTAAATCAAAGGTTGTTTCAAGCTTGGCCTCAAAGTTTCAAGAGTTGAGCAGATTTTAGGAGTCCCATTTCACATCATTCAAACTGTAACAGGTTCCCTGTGTGGAATCTTCAGTGCAAAACCTAAAGATGATGCCAAGGTAAAGGTGGGGGTAAAAGccctccaaaacaaaaaatgaggAGTTGCTCATGTTATGAGACAACAGAACTAAACTCATTTACTCAGTTAGCTCTGACATCTGCTTGGTACAATATAAATTATTCTACAAAAATCCTCTGTGTTTCACATATTCAGATTGCCACCTTGTGGAAACTCTTTTCAAGGAGATGAAAGCTCCAAAACATTTGCCtgaaaaacagctaaaaatgcACCGAGGTTGTGTTCTCTTCTGGTGTTTTTTATTTACCAGTCTCTCACTATCAGCAGACAACTTCCTGGGCACAATGGACTCATTTCATG
Proteins encoded in this region:
- the UROS gene encoding uroporphyrinogen-III synthase isoform X3; amino-acid sequence: MKVLLLKDPKDKDSGPDPYIKELGSYSLEATLIPVLSFEFTSLGSLFEKLSHPECYGGLVFTSPRALEAIKICLKEKNKNEAWSKSLKQMWNIKPTYVVGKTTASLVEEIGLIPQGEKAGNAEKLAEYICSSIPLESLTVYQTTQHPDLQESLSSYFSQQGIPASVAFFSPSGVKFCLQHIRKLSGDLINQVKFAAIGPSTAEALQGAGIAVSCTAGSPTPQDLAAAIHTALQPHSCSE
- the UROS gene encoding uroporphyrinogen-III synthase isoform X1, which gives rise to MKVLLLKDPKDKDSGPDPYIKELGSYSLEATLIPVLSFEFTSLGSLFEKLSHPECYGGLVFTSPRALEAIKICLKEKNKNEAWSKSLKQMWNIKPTYVVGKTTASLVEEIGLIPQGEKAGNAEKLAEYICSREKPNSSALLFPCGALKREVLPTVLRGKGIPLESLTVYQTTQHPDLQESLSSYFSQQGIPASVAFFSPSGVKFCLQHIRKLSGDLINQVKFAAIGPSTAEALQGAGIAVSCTAGSPTPQDLAAAIHTALQPHSCSE
- the UROS gene encoding uroporphyrinogen-III synthase isoform X2 — translated: MKVLLLKDPKDKDSGPDPYIKELGSYSLEATLIPVLSFEFTSLGSLFEKLSHPECYGGLVFTSPRALEAIKICLKEKNKNEAWSKSLKQMWNIKPTYVVGKTTASLVEEIGLIPQGEKAGNAEKLAEYICSKKPNSSALLFPCGALKREVLPTVLRGKGIPLESLTVYQTTQHPDLQESLSSYFSQQGIPASVAFFSPSGVKFCLQHIRKLSGDLINQVKFAAIGPSTAEALQGAGIAVSCTAGSPTPQDLAAAIHTALQPHSCSE